ATCCTTATAGTTAGTATAAGTTTCGGTAAAAACCGGATCGGTAATATCTTTTACCGGGTATTTTTTTAAATCTGGAAAGTTTCTGTCTAAAGTTTCATTCCAAAAATCAACCCTGTCTTTTTCAAGTGCCAGGAAGAAATCTATATCTCCCTCAAACCTGATTTCCTTGATCCTGTCGCCAATTTCCAGCTTTCTGATAACACCTAAATCAGCATCGGAGATAACTTCACCAAATACCGTATGTTTTTGGTTTAACCAATCGGCGGCATACATTGTCATAAAAAATTGAGAACCACCAGTATTAGGACCTGCATTTGCCATGGCCAGCATACCTGTCTGGTAGAAATCTAACCACTCTACAAATTCATCTTCAATCTGATAGCCGGGTCCACCCAGACCTGTTTCCAAAGGGTCTCCTCCCTGAGCCATAAAATTATCTACAACTCTGTGGAATTTCAGATTATCATAAAAACCTCTTTTAGACAGATTTATAAAGTTTGCTACTGTAATAGGAGCAGCTTCTGGATAGAGGTAGAAGTTGATATCTCCCTGAGTAGTAACTATTGTTGCCTTGATATTATTTATTTTTGCTACCTCTCCGGCTTTCATGGCTCTTCTGATAGATGAGCACCCTCCTAAAACTAGAAGCAGGAGGAGTGCAGAGATAAGTGATATTTTTTTCATGGGTATACCTCCGAAATTTAGAATTATTTTAAGTTAGGAAAATCTTTAGCTAATTCTCTGTTTAATTCAGCTAATGGTTCCTTGTTTGCTTCTAAAAATGCATCTACATCTCCAGTGATTTCAATAGTTTCAATGATGTCATTTTGAGCGATCTTGTTAACTATATCTTGATCTTCAGAAGATACAACTTCTCCGAAGATAGTATGCTTGTGGTTTAACCAAGTAGTCTCTGTATGAGTGATGAAAAATTGAGAACCATTTGTGTTTGGACCAGAGTTAGCCATAGCTAAGATTCCTGGTTTGTTAAATACTAAATCTCTTACGAATTCATCTTTGAAGTTGTATCCAGGTCCACCCATTCCTGTACCTTGCGGGCATCCACCTTGAATCATAAAGTCTGCGATAACTCTATGGAATTTTAAGTTGTTATAGTACCCTTTCTTAGATAAGTTTACGAAGTTAAGTACTGTAAATGGTGTTTCATTTGGAAATAACTTTATGTTGATATCTCCCTTGTTAGTTTTGATCTTTGCAATTAAGTTTGTGTTTGACACGATTGTTGCCTCCTTTTGTATTGTAGTTGCGTTTTTTACGTTATTCGCTCTTCTTTTCATTACAAAAAATATGATGATTAAGATGACCACCACATTTATCGCTATTTTAGTTGCTGTATTCATATCGAAATATACCTCCATTTTAGCATAGTAATTTGACTTGTGCAATATCTAGTAAAAACTAGATTAACCTACAATTTTTTACCACGAATTTCATTTCTTTTAAAATTTAAATTCTATTTATTTTTCATCTCGCTGCTAAAAACTTTTTTCAGTTCTTCCTGGGAGATAGTTCCGTAAATATCATAGGTCCATTTTTTTACCAGAGATTCCTTTAATCCGTCCAATGCTGTTTTACACTGAATGGTTTTTTTCTCCAGGGTACTCCACCGGCTTCTGACAGCAGTCAGCTGGTCCAGGATCCCCATTTGATCATCTTCTTGGATGGCATCCCTTAGCTCTGCTTCCAACCTTGCCTCATTGTCTAAGATGGTATTGGCTTGCTCTAGTAATCTTTCCATCTTTAATTCCAATTCTTTGATCTGGTATTTAAATAATTTTTCTACAGCTTCTGCTCCGGATTTCCCCTTTAAATTTTCTCTTTTTTCCATCTCGTCTAAAATATAGTCGATATTTATATTGTGAACCTTCATAATGTCATTGACAATACCCATCAAAGATTCTATTTTTTTGTCATCCATCTCATCTAAATTTTCCGAGATATCGTTGGAAAATTCAAGGTATAGTTTTTCATATTTTGGGATAAACTCCAATTTAACTTTCTGCATCCCGTCATAGTCATCTAAATTTTGATAGTTCTGATAATCTTTATCCATCTTCATCAAAACTTTTAATATCACCTCACTGGCAAATTTTTTAAATTCTTTAATTTTTTCTAATTTCATATTTAAATTTTCCTCCTAAATTTATTACTTATTAACATTTGTGTAAATTCGTGCAATCTGTGACTATTTCTTTTTCTTTTATCGATACTTTATATATTTGTGTTTATTAGCGTAATACTGCGGTTCAGTTTTTGATTTTAACTATTAAACTGTCTGCTACTTACTCTTCGCTATGCTTCTTGCGGCCAGGATCCCTGTTGATATTGCGGCCTGGATATTATATCCCCCGGTATCACCGTCGATATCCATAATCTCCCCTGCAAAATAAAGACCCTTAACTAATTTGGACTCCATAGTTTTAGGATTGATCTCCTTTAAGTCTATACCGCCATTGGTAGCCATACCTACATCTATACCGCCTAATTTACTGATCTCATAGGTGTATTCTGTGAGGAGTTTCCCGAGATCATCTCTCATTTTTTTACTTAGACTGGATATCTTCAATCCCTCGCATATTTCAGCTTCAAAAAGCATATTTTTAATAAACCTTTCAGGTAAGTTATAGGTATTTAAAAAAGTTTTAGTTAAATTCCTGCCATGAACATGGGTATATTCTATGAAATCTTCCTTGAATTGTTCTAAAGTCAGGTCTATAAAATTAAATGAGATTTTATTCCCTCTTTTCATATACCTGGAGTTGTCTAAAATTCCTGGACCACTTAGGTTTTTATGGGTGAACAGGATATCTCCCTTGGAGGAGTTGATTTTTTTATCCCCGTCAAAAACACTGATGGATATATCTTTAAAAGAAATTCCGGCTAATTCAGTAAATGGATAATCTTTTATATATATGGGAGTGAGACATGGTTTTGGTTCTAGTATTTTATGGCCTAAAGTTTTGGCAAACCTATATCCCTGCCCTTCGCTGCCTGTTTGGGGAAATGTTATCCCGCCGGTGGAAAGTAAAATGTTTTTAGAGTTAAAATCTCCTGTGCTGGTATTTAAAGTAAAATCATCCTTATGTATTATAGATAATACCTCACAGTTTTCTATGATATCCACATTGTACTTTTTACAAAGGGAATAGAGCAGTTCCACAACATCTGCAGATCGTTTAGTTATGGGAAATATTTTTCCATCTTCCCTGGGAACTAACTCCAATCCGTGATCTTTAAAGAAAATTTGCAAGTCTTCGGGAGAATATTTATAGATTGCTGTTCGTAAAAATTTACCGTGGTCTCCATATTTAGTTAAAAATTCCTTGACCTCTCCAGTATGGGTGATATTACACTGTCCCGAACCGGCGATCAATATTTTTTTACCCATTCTATTCTTTTTTTCTAAAATTGCAGTTTTTATCCCGCAGCTTCCTGCATATATAGCAGAAAATATACCGGCGGGACCTCCACCTACAACTATATATTCATATATTTTCATAAGTACTTCCTTTTTATAATTATATTTAGACTATATAGTATATCACAATAGATAAATAAATTTATAATTTTTCTTTAAAAATATTTGTAAAAAAGCCTTGACACTTCACGATACTATGCACGAGATGGCTAAGGATGAAGCCAGACATGGAAAAGCATTCAAAGGTTTATGGAAAAGACATTTTGAAGGAAAATAATTAATCTTATAAAAAATAATTTTAATATAAAAAAACGACTATTATTTGTAAAAGAAATTTAGTCGTTTTTGTTGTTTTTATTCGTGGACTATATATATAAGGTAAGTTTTATATCCTATAAAATTTGGATTTTATTCCAAAATGGTTTGTATGGACCTTCATTTTAAACCGTATTACCTGGTTTTTTTTGAGAAATTTTAAAAAGAAAAGAAAAAAACTCTTGACGTAGAATAATAAGTGCGGTATACTTCTTCTTGTCCGCGAGGGAAACCGAACGAGACAGAGAAGGACATTGAAAGTTGAATAGAGAAAGAAAGTGTAAATTAAAAACTCAATTGTCGTTTGAAACTTTTAGTTTTGAACAATCGATTAAGGTGTACAGTGGAATGAACCACTATAAAAATAATTATCTTTTAATAGATAGCTAAACTTCATTTATGAAGTTAGGATATAAATTTGAATGTAGAGTTTGATCCTGGCTCAGGAT
This is a stretch of genomic DNA from Psychrilyobacter piezotolerans. It encodes these proteins:
- a CDS encoding peptidylprolyl isomerase; the encoded protein is MKRRANNVKNATTIQKEATIVSNTNLIAKIKTNKGDINIKLFPNETPFTVLNFVNLSKKGYYNNLKFHRVIADFMIQGGCPQGTGMGGPGYNFKDEFVRDLVFNKPGILAMANSGPNTNGSQFFITHTETTWLNHKHTIFGEVVSSEDQDIVNKIAQNDIIETIEITGDVDAFLEANKEPLAELNRELAKDFPNLK
- a CDS encoding NAD(P)/FAD-dependent oxidoreductase yields the protein MKIYEYIVVGGGPAGIFSAIYAGSCGIKTAILEKKNRMGKKILIAGSGQCNITHTGEVKEFLTKYGDHGKFLRTAIYKYSPEDLQIFFKDHGLELVPREDGKIFPITKRSADVVELLYSLCKKYNVDIIENCEVLSIIHKDDFTLNTSTGDFNSKNILLSTGGITFPQTGSEGQGYRFAKTLGHKILEPKPCLTPIYIKDYPFTELAGISFKDISISVFDGDKKINSSKGDILFTHKNLSGPGILDNSRYMKRGNKISFNFIDLTLEQFKEDFIEYTHVHGRNLTKTFLNTYNLPERFIKNMLFEAEICEGLKISSLSKKMRDDLGKLLTEYTYEISKLGGIDVGMATNGGIDLKEINPKTMESKLVKGLYFAGEIMDIDGDTGGYNIQAAISTGILAARSIAKSK